Proteins co-encoded in one Papaver somniferum cultivar HN1 chromosome 5, ASM357369v1, whole genome shotgun sequence genomic window:
- the LOC113280345 gene encoding oxysterol-binding protein-related protein 3C-like — MQMDGYVYNASKEPKILMTGKWTERMSYQPCDEEGKPLSGTEPEEMWRVPDVPLKDKYQFTYFSHKVNSLDTAPRQMLASDSRLRPDRYALEKGELSKVSKEKNSLEVRQRKERKSREANGDTFTPKWFDLTNEVVTTPYGETPIYKYNYKYNEHRAKVNSLIEVVQPIEFNPWQYGQEKMA, encoded by the exons ATGCAAA TGGATGGGTATGTTTACAATGCTTCCAAGGAACCCAAAATCCTTATGACTGGAAAATGGACAGAGCGTATGAGTTATCAACCATGCGATGAGGAAGGAAAACCGCTTTCAGGAACTGAACCAGAAGAG ATGTGGAGAGTTCCTGATGTTCCACTCAAGGATAAATATCAGTTTACATACTTCTCACATAAGGTAAACAGTTTGGATACTGCACCTAGGCAGATGTTGGCATCAGATTCTCGTTTACGTCCTGATAGATATGCACTTGAGAAGGGAGAACTATCAAAAGTCAGCAAGGAGAAAAACAGCCTAGAGGTGAGACAGAGAAAGGAAAGGAAAAGTAGAGAAGCCAACGGCGACACATTTACTCCAAAATGGTTCGACTTGACTAATGAAGTAGTAACTACACCATATGGCGAAACACCAATTTACAAATACAATTATAAGTATAATGAACACAGAGCAAAAGTGAATAGCTTAATCGAGGTTGTGCAACCGATTGAGTTCAACCCTTGGCAGTATGGACAAGAAAAGATGGCTTAA
- the LOC113284001 gene encoding uncharacterized protein LOC113284001 isoform X1, which produces MKFLSNSVSLLVDPKFRRSCLCSLVPTASLLCLVFFFGSAFIATDNKDKLTRWGMHDSIESDDQSDTCKNKCMPNGSEALPLGIVAKSSNLEMRPLWGIPKKIKEKSLLAVAVGIKQKENINKMVKKFPTRDFVIMLFHYDGFVDEWNDLEWSERAIHVSAVNQTKWWFAKRFLHPDIVAEYSYIFLWDEDLGVENFHPGRYISIVKEEGLEISQPALDPAKSEVHHQITARGRRSKVHRRIYKTSGGNKCDESSNDPPCTGFVEMMAPVFSRAAWRCTWYMIQNDLIHAWGVDIQLGYCAQGDKTKNIGVVDAEYIVHQGLPTLGIVDEVKSNFNQPTQPKDASNSGASVVPIVHPYDDRMNVRRQSYIELEIFRTRWKRAVENDKCWHYPTYQPSNQTGSIRK; this is translated from the exons ATGAAGTTCTTATCAAATTCT GTTTCTCTTCTGGTAGATCCTAAATTTAGGAGATCGTGTCTCTGCAGTCTAGTTCCAACTGCTTCTTTGCTTTGCTTAGTTTTCTTCTTCGGGAGTGCCTTCATCGCCACAGACAACAAAGAT AAATTAACAAGATGGGGAATGCATGATTCTATAGAGAGTGATGATCAATCAGATACTTGCAAG AATAAATGCATGCCCAACGGATCAGAAGCGTTACCATTGGGTATTGTTGCGAAGTCTTCTAACCTGGAAATGCGACCATTATGGGGTATCCCAAAAAAG ATCAAAGAAAAGTCTTTATTGGCCGTTGCTGTTGggataaagcaaaaagaaaatatCAACAAAATGGTTAAAAAG TTCCCTACTCGTGATTTTGTTATTATGCTTTTCCATTACGATGGGTTTGTTGACGAATGGAATGACTTGGAGTGGAGTGAACGTGCTATACATGTCTCGGCAGTAAATCAAACGAAATG GTGGTTTGCTAAGCGTTTCTTACATCCAGATATAGTTGCGGAATACAGTTACATCTTTCTCTGGGATGAGGACCTTGGGGTTGAAAATTTTCACCCAGGACG GTATATATCAATTGTTAAAGAAGAAGGATTAGAAATATCTCAGCCAGCATTGGATCCTGCTAAATCAGAGGTGCATCATCAAATTACTGCACGTGGAAGGAGATCAAAAGTTCACAG AAGGATTTATAAAACATCTGGTGGGAATAAGTGTGATGAAAGCAGTAATGATCCTCCATGCACAGG GTTTGTCGAAATGATGGCACCTGTGTTCTCAAGAGCTGCGTGGCGTTGTACCTGGTATATGATCCAG AATGATTTAATACATGCCTGGGGCGTGGATATTCAACTTGGATACTGTGCTCAG GGTGATAAAACAAAAAATATCGGGGTTGTGGATGCTGAATATATAGTTCACCAGGGTCTCCCAACACTTGGAATTGTGGATGAAGTGAAG TCCAACTTTAACCAACCTACCCAACCTAAAGACGCATCTAACTCAGGGGCATCGGTG GTTCCAATCGTGCATCCTTACGATGACAGAATGAAT GTGAGGAGGCAGTCATACATCGAATTGGAGATCTTCAGGACAAGATGGAAAAGAGCTGTAGAGAACGATAAATGTTGGCATTACCCAACTTATCAACCTTCGAATCAGACTGGTAGTATTCGTAAATAA
- the LOC113284001 gene encoding uncharacterized protein LOC113284001 isoform X2: MINQILARINACPTDQKRYHWVLLRSLLTWKCDHYGVSQKKIKEKSLLAVAVGIKQKENINKMVKKFPTRDFVIMLFHYDGFVDEWNDLEWSERAIHVSAVNQTKWWFAKRFLHPDIVAEYSYIFLWDEDLGVENFHPGRYISIVKEEGLEISQPALDPAKSEVHHQITARGRRSKVHRRIYKTSGGNKCDESSNDPPCTGFVEMMAPVFSRAAWRCTWYMIQNDLIHAWGVDIQLGYCAQGDKTKNIGVVDAEYIVHQGLPTLGIVDEVKSNFNQPTQPKDASNSGASVVPIVHPYDDRMNVRRQSYIELEIFRTRWKRAVENDKCWHYPTYQPSNQTGSIRK; encoded by the exons ATGATCAATCAGATACTTGCAAG AATAAATGCATGCCCAACGGATCAGAAGCGTTACCATTGGGTATTGTTGCGAAGTCTTCTAACCTGGAAATGCGACCATTATGGGGTATCCCAAAAAA AGATCAAAGAAAAGTCTTTATTGGCCGTTGCTGTTGggataaagcaaaaagaaaatatCAACAAAATGGTTAAAAAG TTCCCTACTCGTGATTTTGTTATTATGCTTTTCCATTACGATGGGTTTGTTGACGAATGGAATGACTTGGAGTGGAGTGAACGTGCTATACATGTCTCGGCAGTAAATCAAACGAAATG GTGGTTTGCTAAGCGTTTCTTACATCCAGATATAGTTGCGGAATACAGTTACATCTTTCTCTGGGATGAGGACCTTGGGGTTGAAAATTTTCACCCAGGACG GTATATATCAATTGTTAAAGAAGAAGGATTAGAAATATCTCAGCCAGCATTGGATCCTGCTAAATCAGAGGTGCATCATCAAATTACTGCACGTGGAAGGAGATCAAAAGTTCACAG AAGGATTTATAAAACATCTGGTGGGAATAAGTGTGATGAAAGCAGTAATGATCCTCCATGCACAGG GTTTGTCGAAATGATGGCACCTGTGTTCTCAAGAGCTGCGTGGCGTTGTACCTGGTATATGATCCAG AATGATTTAATACATGCCTGGGGCGTGGATATTCAACTTGGATACTGTGCTCAG GGTGATAAAACAAAAAATATCGGGGTTGTGGATGCTGAATATATAGTTCACCAGGGTCTCCCAACACTTGGAATTGTGGATGAAGTGAAG TCCAACTTTAACCAACCTACCCAACCTAAAGACGCATCTAACTCAGGGGCATCGGTG GTTCCAATCGTGCATCCTTACGATGACAGAATGAAT GTGAGGAGGCAGTCATACATCGAATTGGAGATCTTCAGGACAAGATGGAAAAGAGCTGTAGAGAACGATAAATGTTGGCATTACCCAACTTATCAACCTTCGAATCAGACTGGTAGTATTCGTAAATAA